One window of Dermacentor andersoni chromosome 7, qqDerAnde1_hic_scaffold, whole genome shotgun sequence genomic DNA carries:
- the LOC126534630 gene encoding gustatory receptor for sugar taste 64e-like, whose product MPYTCHERAVALYDRHIFDTAVEAMGALAALRARLAFSRRHSLRNSESGGATQEISKPKVDFVVTVERPAAVESNNALMVTRILWYSRLSRFFGCLFISNLSGKTLKKATATWKSPYTVYAAFWFSMFLGYQTIALVSTSKSVDKDKTFPRYLRFVSYAVSVAKVCVNYMCFCLGSEGLLEFLRNATAFERSTSFSPKVKRRLNLARRAFNVTVRTVLVASFIGAFCIAVTEGMRKLPSAPLHWRLGIGAVVLGSEVAFFMYESLVHVITTRCSEVLQRYLESELARLEANCTTDTHYAQLSSVSKIAMVRVNVCKIKALKRSLDKICGPAIVASSASLLALLCLNVYRSFTLDVHELELWLPIVYTVYCCLCLVDMAFVSDDLAKQARKVKDAAKTVTMLYSPKEYFQQVRYLHNTIEPEEMCFTGSNFFRLDRGLLLTVTGSVITFAVILMQTGGDLKRRMGLQ is encoded by the exons GGCACTTGCGGCGCTTCGAGCAAGGCTCGCGTTCTCCCGGAGACACAGCCTACGCAACAGCGAGAGTGGCGGGGCAACGCAAGaaatcagcaaaccgaaggttgacTTTGTCGTCACTGTCGAGCGGCCAGCAGCTGTTGAGTCAAACAACGCCTTGATGGTGACGAGGATATTGTGGTACAGTAGGCTGTCTCGCTTTTTCGGATGCCTTTTCATCAGCAATCTAAGTGGAAAGACGTTGAAGAAAGCCACTGCAACGTGGAAGAGCCCGTACACCGTCTACGCTGCTTTTTGGTTTTCAATGTTTCTGGGCTACCAGACCATCGCCTTGGTATCCACGTCGAAGTCCGTTGATAAAGACAAAACATTTCCCCGATACTTGAGGTTTGTTTCCTACGCTGTCAGTGTGGCGAAGGTGTGCGTAAACTACATGTGCTTTTGCCTGGGTTCGGAAGGCTTGCTCGAGTTCTTACGGAACGCGACGGCGTTCGAGAGGTCAACCTCGTTTTCACCCAAAGTCAAAAGGAGGCTCAACCTCGCCCGACGCGCGTTTAACGTAACCGTCAGGACTGTGCTCGTTGCATCTTTCATCGGTGCATTTTGCATTGCTGTCACGGAAGGTATGAGAAAGCTCCCTTCAGCGCCCCTGCATTGGCGTCTGGGGATTGGAGCGGTGGTTCTTGGCAGCGAAGTAGCATTCTTCATGTACGAATCTCTGGTACACGTCATCACGACGCGTTGCTCGGAAGTACTGCAACGGTACCTCGAATCCGAGTTGGCAAGGCTCGAGGCTAACTGCACGACAGACACTCACTACGCACAGTTGAGCTCGGTGTCGAAGATTGCCATGGTTCGCGTGAACGTATGCAAAATAAAGGCTCTCAAGAGGAGCCTCGACAAGATTTGTGGCCCAGCGATCGTGGCTTCCTCCGCCAGTCTGCTAGCGTTGCTCTGCCTGAACGTGTACAGATCGTTCACTCTGGATGTGCATGAACTGGAACTCTGGTTGCCGATCGTGTATACTGTCTACTGTTGCCTCTGCTTAGTCGACATGGCTTTTGTAAGCGACGACCTCGCAAAACAA GCGAGGAAGGTAAAGGACGCCGCCAAGACAGTGACCATGCTGTACTCGCCAAAAGAATATTTTCAACAA GTACGGTATCTTCACAATACCATCGAACCAGAGGAAATGTGTTTCACCGGTTCCAACTTCTTTCGCCTTGACAGAGGACTTCTTCTTACg gtgACGGGCTCCGTAATAACCTTTGCTGTGATACTGATGCAAACGGGTGGTGATTTGAAACGCCGAATGGGACTGCAGTGA